Proteins from a single region of Methanoculleus taiwanensis:
- a CDS encoding aldehyde dehydrogenase family protein has translation MSDPSPFLVGGVWRGSAETVPVCFPFTGEPVGQVCLAGDADIDDAVRAAVSGFAVTRRLPAHVRSRILYSLADRIEERADELVEALILEAGKTRTLARGEVARAGETIRVAAEEARRIGGEILPLDWSAAGEGYTGYIRRFPLGPVLCITPFNFPLNLACHKVGPAVAAGNSVILKPATKTPLSGLLLGEMLLAAGFPPEAISVLPCSSARAERLAADERIAYVSFTGSPKVGWHLRSIAKKRIGLELGGNAAAIVHEDADIRYAASRITSGGFSNAGQVCISVQRVFVHRRVFPEMLEALLERVSLLKVGDPRESDTDIGPMISAAAAADAAEKVAEAVRGGGRVLHGGSVAGALFSPTVLIETTPAMRVNSTEVFAPVITVTPYDTFDEALAYANDSPFGLQAGVFTRDIRRIMQAFDDLSVGGLLINDIPTFRMDHMPYGGVKASGLGHEGPRYAIEEMTEMRMMVVNMGGSDR, from the coding sequence ATGAGTGATCCCTCTCCCTTCCTGGTCGGAGGCGTCTGGCGGGGAAGTGCCGAGACCGTCCCTGTCTGTTTCCCCTTTACGGGCGAACCTGTCGGGCAGGTATGCCTGGCCGGAGATGCCGATATCGATGATGCCGTCCGTGCGGCGGTATCGGGTTTTGCCGTCACGCGCAGGCTCCCCGCGCACGTTCGCTCACGGATTCTCTATTCACTCGCCGACCGGATAGAGGAGCGGGCAGACGAACTCGTCGAGGCGCTTATTCTCGAGGCGGGAAAGACCCGGACTCTTGCCCGGGGCGAGGTTGCACGGGCGGGGGAGACGATCCGGGTAGCGGCAGAAGAGGCGCGCCGTATCGGCGGTGAGATCCTGCCGCTCGACTGGAGCGCTGCGGGCGAGGGCTATACCGGGTACATCCGCCGGTTTCCGCTCGGGCCGGTTCTCTGCATCACGCCGTTTAATTTTCCGCTGAACCTTGCCTGCCATAAGGTGGGTCCTGCCGTTGCTGCAGGGAACTCTGTGATCCTCAAACCGGCGACGAAGACGCCGCTCTCCGGGCTGCTGCTCGGTGAGATGCTCCTTGCTGCAGGATTTCCGCCGGAGGCTATCAGCGTTCTCCCCTGCAGCAGTGCCCGCGCTGAGCGCCTTGCCGCCGATGAACGGATTGCATACGTGAGTTTTACCGGCAGCCCAAAGGTCGGATGGCACCTCCGCTCGATCGCAAAGAAGCGGATCGGACTTGAGCTTGGGGGAAACGCGGCGGCAATCGTCCATGAGGATGCCGATATCCGGTATGCAGCATCGCGCATCACATCCGGTGGTTTTTCCAATGCCGGTCAGGTCTGCATCTCCGTTCAGAGAGTCTTTGTTCACCGCCGGGTATTTCCGGAGATGCTCGAGGCACTCCTTGAGAGAGTCAGCCTCCTGAAGGTTGGTGATCCCCGGGAGAGCGATACCGATATCGGGCCGATGATCTCGGCGGCAGCTGCCGCCGACGCTGCGGAGAAGGTTGCCGAAGCGGTCAGGGGGGGTGGGCGGGTTCTGCATGGAGGCAGCGTCGCCGGCGCACTCTTCTCCCCGACTGTTCTTATTGAGACCACGCCTGCGATGCGGGTGAACAGCACCGAGGTCTTTGCTCCGGTGATCACCGTCACCCCGTACGACACCTTCGACGAAGCGCTTGCCTATGCCAACGACTCGCCCTTCGGCCTTCAGGCCGGAGTGTTTACCCGCGACATCCGGCGTATCATGCAGGCGTTCGACGATCTCTCTGTCGGTGGTCTTCTGATTAACGACATCCCCACGTTCAGGATGGATCATATGCCGTACGGCGGCGTGAAGGCGTCGGGCCTCGGGCACGAGGGTCCCCGGTATGCTATCGAAGAGATGACCGAGATGCGGATGATGGTCGTCAACATGGGCGGGTCGGATCGCTGA
- a CDS encoding galactose-1-phosphate uridylyltransferase has product MFSVREIQTERGTLQYRRESLTGIRCRISPARLQRNLDTDTGICYTADGCPFCPGAIDVETPTFADGLRIRRGESVTFPNLYPYSAWHTVTVITRDHMVDHFGARQLADAFSGMVESLGRCSGYHSINWNYLPSAGASIAHPHLQGIADPMPSCLTERYLTAGHRYLKKHNRLYWDDLREQERSSGRFLFENEIFWSASPVPLGEREVRGLLPLSTLDEMESYVDPLVSGLLRIINLYRSLGTRAFNVAIFFDRSGRDRGYRAFCSVISRMNPNGLCICDSAFMERLHQEPIILTLPEALGEFFRRDAGGR; this is encoded by the coding sequence ATGTTTTCGGTCCGGGAGATTCAGACTGAACGGGGTACTCTCCAGTATCGGCGGGAATCCCTGACCGGTATCAGGTGCCGGATAAGCCCCGCACGGCTACAGCGAAACCTCGATACAGATACCGGGATATGCTACACAGCCGATGGATGTCCGTTCTGCCCGGGCGCGATCGACGTCGAGACGCCGACGTTCGCCGACGGCCTGCGGATCCGGCGCGGTGAAAGCGTCACGTTTCCGAACCTTTACCCCTATTCTGCCTGGCATACCGTGACGGTGATTACACGTGACCATATGGTGGATCACTTCGGAGCGAGACAACTCGCGGATGCGTTCTCCGGGATGGTCGAGTCGCTCGGGCGATGTAGCGGTTACCACAGCATCAACTGGAACTACCTCCCCTCGGCAGGAGCGAGCATTGCCCACCCGCATCTCCAGGGGATAGCAGACCCGATGCCGTCGTGTCTCACAGAGCGGTATCTCACCGCAGGCCACCGGTACCTGAAGAAGCATAACCGGCTCTACTGGGACGACCTCCGGGAGCAGGAACGGAGCTCCGGACGTTTCCTCTTCGAGAACGAGATCTTCTGGTCGGCAAGCCCTGTCCCCCTCGGCGAGCGTGAGGTAAGGGGGCTGCTGCCTCTCTCGACACTCGATGAGATGGAGTCGTACGTCGATCCGCTGGTGTCGGGGCTCCTCCGGATCATCAACCTCTACCGGAGCCTCGGGACACGTGCTTTCAACGTCGCTATATTTTTCGACAGATCCGGCCGTGACCGGGGATACCGGGCATTCTGTTCCGTCATCTCCAGGATGAACCCGAACGGTCTCTGTATCTGTGATTCGGCGTTCATGGAGCGGCTGCACCAGGAACCGATCATCCTCACGCTCCCTGAAGCGCTCGGCGAGTTCTTCCGCCGGGATGCCGGGGGACGTTAA
- a CDS encoding tubulin/FtsZ family protein yields the protein MRVLAIGLGGAGARIVDKLYDHDRRSKVCCMSAVAIDIEANTLLQLRHLPETARIFFPPIDPDHPYDIARNIDIEEVMTRVQRLDTLEIDAILLCCGLGGSMVDFVPIIVKELRTSYVEPIFAVAILPRLAEGKKISAKAAADLELLREITDGTILFDNETWHDKLKSSLTATAKEKAGIKNQAARRIPSFPQNPRDMYDLLNDRIARQVGLLLRAGEFNEAGLEVAEIVLDAGEVLNTLQGSGYVSVGYAAEPLPGSWFDLFNRWRSSKYFIEGSHEKAARIVALAKRAVYEETSIPCDLTSADKALVLIAGPSAELSMKGFQTVRKWIDRSIAGLEMRSGDYPVKNTSYVGIIIMLSGLHNIPRVEEINQIRIEYLLEREEEERKSRQKAYPEPADEPKEDYPWADETEEEPYRPEEYGEEDGDEEMAGEATEEKDEMISLPGSKGEKKFRDDTIETIPRAAVRGDEDTIVLPGKEGKREIDITRKTVVSSAPAPKNGVFGPKEIRANSAPKELDASSGFTASVKPVQRPKEGTMTGEAVSLKQGGQRARDEIFSGDTVRIGDRPQRPSDDLLGRSGRGFDRGAGKPREVVPSRSGLNVIDHTTRTETGKKQKDDDTDPDDDFVWIT from the coding sequence ATGCGGGTACTGGCGATTGGCCTTGGCGGTGCCGGAGCACGGATCGTGGACAAGCTCTACGATCACGACCGGCGGAGTAAAGTCTGCTGCATGAGCGCAGTTGCCATCGATATCGAGGCAAACACCCTCCTGCAACTGCGGCACCTGCCCGAGACCGCACGGATATTCTTCCCGCCTATCGACCCCGACCACCCCTACGACATCGCCCGCAATATCGATATAGAAGAAGTAATGACACGGGTCCAGCGGCTCGACACCCTCGAGATCGATGCAATTCTGCTCTGCTGCGGCCTTGGGGGAAGCATGGTCGACTTTGTCCCCATCATCGTAAAAGAACTCAGAACCTCGTATGTCGAGCCGATCTTCGCAGTTGCCATCCTTCCCCGCCTGGCAGAGGGGAAGAAGATCTCAGCGAAAGCAGCTGCTGATCTCGAACTGCTCCGGGAGATCACCGACGGAACCATACTCTTCGATAACGAGACCTGGCACGACAAACTGAAGAGCTCGCTCACGGCCACTGCAAAAGAGAAGGCGGGCATCAAGAACCAGGCTGCCCGAAGAATCCCTTCATTCCCGCAGAATCCCCGGGATATGTACGATCTTCTGAACGACCGGATCGCACGGCAGGTGGGGCTGCTCCTCCGGGCAGGAGAGTTCAACGAAGCCGGGCTTGAAGTGGCAGAGATCGTCCTTGATGCGGGGGAGGTTCTCAATACGCTGCAGGGCAGCGGGTATGTCTCGGTAGGATACGCCGCCGAACCGCTTCCGGGGAGCTGGTTCGACCTTTTCAACAGGTGGCGCTCGTCGAAGTACTTCATCGAGGGGTCGCATGAGAAAGCAGCACGTATTGTGGCGCTAGCAAAGAGAGCGGTGTATGAGGAGACTTCGATACCCTGTGATCTGACGAGTGCCGACAAGGCGCTGGTGCTTATCGCAGGCCCTTCCGCCGAGCTCTCGATGAAGGGGTTCCAGACCGTCAGGAAATGGATCGACCGGAGCATTGCAGGCCTCGAGATGCGATCGGGAGACTACCCCGTAAAGAATACATCGTACGTCGGCATCATCATCATGCTCTCCGGTCTTCACAACATTCCGCGGGTCGAGGAGATCAATCAGATCAGGATAGAATATCTCCTCGAACGTGAAGAAGAAGAGAGAAAGAGCCGGCAGAAGGCATATCCGGAACCAGCGGACGAGCCCAAAGAGGACTATCCATGGGCGGACGAGACCGAAGAGGAGCCGTACCGCCCCGAAGAATACGGCGAAGAGGACGGTGACGAGGAGATGGCAGGAGAGGCAACGGAAGAGAAGGACGAGATGATCTCCCTTCCCGGGTCGAAAGGAGAGAAGAAGTTTAGAGACGATACTATCGAGACGATCCCCCGGGCAGCAGTGCGTGGAGACGAGGACACAATCGTTCTCCCGGGGAAGGAAGGGAAAAGAGAGATAGATATCACGCGAAAAACTGTTGTTTCATCCGCTCCCGCACCAAAGAACGGCGTCTTCGGCCCAAAGGAGATCCGGGCAAACAGCGCGCCGAAAGAACTCGATGCCTCATCGGGCTTCACTGCCTCCGTCAAACCCGTGCAGCGGCCGAAGGAGGGCACCATGACAGGTGAAGCCGTTTCACTGAAGCAGGGAGGGCAGCGGGCACGGGACGAGATCTTTTCCGGCGACACGGTTCGCATCGGCGACCGTCCTCAGCGCCCCTCGGACGATCTGCTCGGCAGGTCGGGACGCGGATTTGACAGGGGCGCCGGGAAACCCCGCGAGGTGGTGCCGTCCCGGAGCGGGCTCAACGTCATCGACCATACCACGCGGACAGAAACCGGGAAGAAACAAAAAGATGATGATACCGATCCGGACGACGACTTTGTCTGGATCACCTAG
- a CDS encoding 5,10-methylenetetrahydromethanopterin reductase — MTTYGIEFVPGNINVKQVVNYTKLAESKDIDYAWITNHYNNRHCYPTLAMIAAATDSIKMGPGIMNAFTDTPAAMASYMATLNEISDGRAVLGIGPGDLSTLPKLAISPEKPVARLKEAVIQIRKLLSGEEVKKTGDMEFFDYDGAKLTGVNLPGKKGIPVYIGAQGPKVLELAGTIGDGALINASNPKDFEIAIPIIKAAMEKEGKKSFDVGAYTAMSIDDSEKKARNAAKIVAAFIAAGSPPAILERHNLDQSNVAKIKDALAKFDFKTVGGLVGDAEIDAFTIAGTPDMVKQKCEDLAAAGVTQIIFGSPLGPDMTKSIRLLGKYVV; from the coding sequence TTGACCACATATGGAATCGAATTTGTGCCAGGAAATATCAACGTCAAGCAGGTAGTTAATTACACGAAGCTCGCAGAGTCGAAGGATATCGACTATGCATGGATTACCAACCACTACAACAACCGCCACTGCTACCCGACCCTTGCCATGATCGCAGCCGCGACCGACAGCATCAAGATGGGCCCGGGTATCATGAACGCCTTCACCGACACCCCGGCGGCTATGGCATCCTACATGGCAACCCTGAATGAGATCTCCGACGGCCGTGCAGTCCTCGGTATCGGCCCCGGTGACCTCTCCACGCTCCCGAAGCTTGCCATCTCTCCCGAGAAGCCCGTTGCACGCCTGAAAGAGGCGGTCATCCAGATCAGGAAGCTCCTCTCCGGCGAAGAGGTCAAGAAGACCGGCGACATGGAGTTCTTCGACTATGACGGTGCAAAGCTCACCGGTGTCAACCTCCCCGGCAAGAAGGGCATCCCGGTCTACATCGGCGCCCAGGGACCGAAGGTTCTCGAGCTCGCCGGAACCATCGGTGACGGTGCACTGATCAACGCATCGAACCCCAAGGACTTTGAGATCGCCATCCCGATCATCAAGGCCGCTATGGAGAAGGAAGGCAAGAAGAGCTTCGACGTCGGTGCCTACACCGCTATGTCCATCGACGACAGCGAGAAGAAGGCCCGCAATGCAGCCAAGATCGTTGCAGCATTCATCGCCGCAGGCTCCCCGCCCGCGATCCTTGAGCGCCACAACCTCGACCAGAGCAACGTCGCAAAGATCAAGGATGCTCTTGCCAAGTTTGACTTCAAGACGGTCGGCGGCCTCGTTGGCGACGCAGAGATCGACGCCTTCACCATTGCAGGAACCCCCGACATGGTCAAGCAGAAGTGCGAAGACCTGGCAGCAGCCGGTGTCACGCAGATTATCTTCGGCTCCCCGCTCGGCCCGGACATGACCAAGTCCATCCGTCTGCTCGGCAAGTACGTCGTGTAG
- a CDS encoding F420-dependent methylenetetrahydromethanopterin dehydrogenase, with the protein MVVKVGIAKLGNIASGVMAELLLDERADREDMITFMATSGTKLQPEDIDRVVNNMKAWGPDFCIVVSPNGILPGPTGAREALAAAGIPCVVITDDITTKKEQFEALKASNFGYIIMKADAMIGARREFLDPIEMADYNGNLVKVLSVTGAFRKMQFELDKVIDQVKAGKKGADLALPKVVMTSDKAVDGEFSNPYALAKARAAYEIAQSVAGVNVKGCFMTKEWEKYIPIVSSAHEMMRQAMLLCEEAREIEKSTDAVIRKPHKKTGEIVAKTALISKPE; encoded by the coding sequence GTGGTAGTTAAAGTAGGAATTGCAAAACTAGGCAACATCGCCAGCGGCGTTATGGCTGAGTTGCTCCTCGATGAGCGTGCGGACCGGGAAGACATGATCACCTTCATGGCAACCTCCGGCACGAAGCTCCAGCCCGAGGATATCGACCGTGTCGTCAACAATATGAAGGCCTGGGGCCCCGACTTCTGCATCGTCGTTTCCCCGAACGGCATCCTCCCCGGACCCACCGGTGCCCGTGAGGCGCTCGCGGCGGCAGGAATCCCCTGCGTCGTCATCACCGACGACATCACCACCAAGAAGGAGCAGTTCGAGGCCCTCAAGGCCAGCAACTTCGGCTACATCATCATGAAGGCAGACGCCATGATCGGTGCACGCCGCGAGTTCCTTGACCCCATCGAGATGGCGGACTACAACGGCAACCTCGTGAAGGTTCTCTCCGTCACCGGCGCGTTCAGAAAGATGCAGTTCGAACTCGACAAGGTCATCGACCAGGTCAAGGCCGGCAAGAAGGGCGCAGACCTTGCACTGCCGAAGGTCGTCATGACCTCCGACAAGGCTGTCGACGGCGAGTTCTCAAACCCCTACGCACTTGCAAAGGCACGTGCAGCATATGAGATCGCACAGTCCGTTGCCGGCGTCAACGTCAAGGGCTGCTTCATGACCAAGGAATGGGAGAAATACATCCCGATCGTCTCCAGCGCCCACGAGATGATGCGCCAGGCCATGCTCCTCTGCGAGGAAGCCCGCGAGATCGAGAAGAGCACCGACGCAGTCATCAGAAAGCCCCACAAGAAGACCGGTGAGATCGTCGCAAAGACGGCACTCATCAGCAAACCCGAGTAA